The following coding sequences lie in one Peribacillus frigoritolerans genomic window:
- the sigI gene encoding RNA polymerase sigma factor SigI yields MLGLLFTAFKKKRSLEETVLKIQQGDISLRNDTIESFKPFIAKTVSSVCKRYIYESDDEFSIGLIAFNEAIDKYSPEKGRSLLAFAETLVKRRVIDYIRSQSKQKEVLLDLSLNDDNEQSHIYIDNENSINEYEKQKESERRKEEILLYISHLEDFGLSFEDLVENSPKHADARKGAIMIAKLLMEDDELKEILFAKKRLPVKQLEGKVEVSRKTIERNRKYIIAVAIIINGDFLYLNDYIKGAIDG; encoded by the coding sequence ATGCTTGGATTGTTGTTTACAGCATTCAAAAAAAAGCGTTCTTTAGAAGAAACCGTATTGAAAATTCAACAAGGCGATATTAGCCTTCGTAATGATACCATAGAGTCATTCAAACCTTTTATTGCGAAAACAGTGTCATCGGTTTGCAAACGTTACATATACGAATCAGATGATGAATTCAGTATTGGATTGATTGCTTTTAACGAGGCAATCGATAAATATTCCCCGGAAAAAGGCCGTTCTTTATTGGCATTTGCCGAAACCCTCGTTAAACGAAGGGTTATAGATTATATAAGAAGCCAGTCCAAACAAAAAGAAGTCCTATTGGATTTATCACTGAATGATGATAATGAGCAAAGCCATATATATATCGATAATGAAAATTCCATCAATGAATACGAGAAGCAGAAGGAATCGGAAAGAAGAAAAGAAGAAATTCTGCTTTATATAAGCCATCTAGAGGATTTTGGTCTGTCATTTGAGGATTTAGTTGAAAACTCTCCCAAACATGCAGATGCCAGGAAGGGAGCTATTATGATCGCTAAATTGTTAATGGAAGATGACGAACTGAAAGAAATCCTGTTTGCAAAAAAGCGGCTGCCCGTAAAACAGCTTGAGGGAAAAGTGGAAGTAAGCAGAAAAACTATTGAACGGAACAGAAAGTACATCATTGCTGTGGCAATCATAATAAACGGAGATTTCTTGTATTTGAATGATTATATAAAAGGGGCTATCGATGGATGA
- the nhaC gene encoding Na+/H+ antiporter NhaC — MRLEDAKLKLSLLEAIGVLAILFLIIATGIIHYGLAPHIPIIAAILFLFVYGKIKKLPFSIMEAAIVKGAGTGMGAIYIFFFIGMLISIWMASGTIPTIMYYGFDWISGEYFYAITFLVCSLIGLCIGSSLTTSATIGVALIGMAAAMDLSLAITAGAIISGAFLGDKMSPLSDSTNLASGTVGAPLFEHINNMLWTTIPGFLISLIIFYFLSPNVKVARVEEIEAMTKALEMETNISIWSLIPFVIVLIMALKKVSAIPTLSAGIISAAIIAFIQTPNLTVAKLADILYGGFVLKSGVDQLDSILSRGGIESMMFSVSMVLLALAMGGLLFELGVIPSILKAIQDSLTSVAKVISATVFAGISVNFLVGEQYLSVILPGKAFQQKYEDLGLQPKTLARVLEDAGTVVNPLVPWGVCGVFLTQVLGVSTLEYAPFAFFCLLCPLLSLISGFTKIGIHYK, encoded by the coding sequence ATGCGTCTTGAAGATGCAAAGCTAAAACTCTCCTTACTTGAAGCAATTGGGGTTTTGGCCATTCTATTCTTAATCATTGCAACTGGAATCATACATTATGGACTTGCCCCCCATATTCCAATAATAGCGGCAATCCTTTTCTTATTTGTTTATGGGAAGATCAAGAAGCTGCCATTTTCAATTATGGAGGCGGCTATAGTCAAAGGTGCAGGTACTGGTATGGGAGCCATTTATATATTCTTTTTCATTGGAATGCTGATTTCCATCTGGATGGCAAGCGGGACGATCCCTACCATCATGTACTATGGGTTTGACTGGATTTCTGGTGAATATTTCTATGCGATCACATTTCTGGTGTGTTCGCTAATTGGGCTCTGTATCGGGAGTTCACTTACAACATCAGCCACTATCGGCGTTGCTTTAATAGGTATGGCGGCGGCGATGGATTTATCGTTGGCGATTACAGCCGGTGCAATCATTTCCGGTGCATTTCTTGGGGATAAAATGTCTCCATTATCCGACTCTACCAACCTTGCATCGGGAACGGTTGGAGCACCATTATTTGAACATATTAATAATATGCTTTGGACTACGATTCCAGGTTTTTTAATATCGCTTATCATTTTTTACTTCCTTTCACCGAATGTCAAAGTTGCTCGTGTTGAGGAAATCGAAGCCATGACCAAAGCCCTGGAAATGGAAACGAATATAAGCATATGGAGTTTGATTCCGTTTGTCATCGTTCTAATCATGGCTTTGAAAAAGGTGTCAGCCATTCCGACATTGTCGGCAGGAATCATTTCGGCAGCCATCATCGCTTTCATTCAAACGCCTAATTTGACGGTAGCAAAACTGGCGGATATTTTATACGGCGGATTTGTCCTCAAGAGTGGAGTGGATCAACTTGACTCAATCTTATCACGGGGCGGCATTGAAAGTATGATGTTCTCCGTTTCGATGGTGTTGTTGGCATTGGCCATGGGCGGACTATTGTTCGAATTGGGGGTCATCCCTTCTATTTTAAAAGCAATCCAGGATTCATTGACGAGTGTAGCGAAAGTGATTTCCGCTACTGTATTTGCAGGAATCAGCGTGAACTTCCTGGTGGGTGAACAGTATTTGTCAGTTATACTGCCTGGGAAAGCCTTTCAGCAGAAATATGAAGATTTAGGCTTGCAGCCCAAAACGCTTGCGAGGGTACTTGAAGATGCGGGAACAGTTGTGAATCCTCTGGTTCCTTGGGGTGTCTGCGGTGTATTCCTGACACAGGTATTGGGTGTTTCAACCCTTGAATATGCCCCTTTTGCATTCTTCTGCCTGCTTTGTCCTTTGCTCAGTCTGATTTCTGGCTTTACGAAAATCGGTATCCATTATAAATGA
- a CDS encoding TerC family protein — MEASILLEYGWVLLILVGLEGILAADNAVVMAVMVKHLPKEQQRKALFYGLMGAFVFRFASLFLISFLVEVWQVQAIGAIYLLFIAFQHIYKKYAGKGEKEITKPKKQSGFWMTVVKVEAADIAFAIDSMLAAVALAVTLPETGWMKVGGIDGGQFAVMFLGGMIGLIIMRFAANAFVKLLHKRPSLETAAFLIVGWVGVKLAVHTLAHPSLAVIDHHFPESTLWKSIFWVVLIGIAAGAWIISSKKEKKEKEEKKIQEA; from the coding sequence ATGGAAGCATCAATATTATTGGAATATGGCTGGGTCCTTCTTATCTTGGTTGGATTAGAAGGGATACTTGCTGCGGATAATGCGGTCGTCATGGCTGTCATGGTTAAGCATTTGCCAAAAGAACAACAGCGAAAAGCCTTGTTTTATGGTCTGATGGGAGCTTTTGTTTTCCGCTTTGCAAGTTTATTCCTTATTTCCTTTCTTGTCGAGGTGTGGCAAGTTCAAGCAATCGGTGCGATTTATTTACTTTTCATTGCTTTTCAGCACATTTACAAAAAATACGCTGGTAAAGGTGAGAAGGAAATCACGAAACCTAAAAAGCAATCCGGCTTCTGGATGACTGTGGTAAAGGTTGAAGCGGCTGATATAGCTTTCGCAATCGATTCGATGTTGGCTGCCGTCGCACTGGCTGTTACACTTCCTGAAACAGGCTGGATGAAAGTCGGCGGTATTGACGGAGGGCAATTTGCTGTCATGTTCCTCGGCGGCATGATTGGATTAATCATTATGCGATTTGCAGCAAATGCGTTCGTGAAGTTGCTTCATAAGCGTCCTTCCCTAGAAACGGCTGCATTTTTGATAGTGGGTTGGGTAGGAGTGAAGTTGGCGGTACACACACTCGCACACCCTTCACTGGCTGTCATCGATCATCATTTCCCTGAATCAACTCTTTGGAAATCGATTTTCTGGGTTGTATTGATTGGAATTGCAGCAGGTGCATGGATCATTTCAAGCAAGAAAGAAAAAAAAGAAAAAGAAGAGAAAAAAATACAGGAAGCTTAA
- a CDS encoding ABC transporter ATP-binding protein: MIEIKQVSKLYEGKEAIKNVSLVIQKGSIFGLLGSNGAGKTTLLKMLSGNLIQDAGEVLIDRSYVFENREVKNRCFFLPDTPYFLANYTIMQMAGFYSHIYSEWNQERFYQLQEVFPIPVQNKIHKLSKGMQRQVAFWLALSTMPEVLILDEPFDGLDPVMRKNVRQLLIQDVSERDMTILLSSHNLREIEDLADHVGILHGGELVIQKDLNDLKADVHKVQIAFKHKIPHGLYRGIQILNKERRGSVIVCIVKGKESMIKSHFNQFQPEILDILPLTLEEIFIYEMGDIGYVIQNNLV; encoded by the coding sequence TTGATTGAAATAAAACAGGTGAGTAAATTATATGAAGGAAAAGAAGCGATCAAAAACGTCTCCTTGGTCATACAAAAAGGCTCCATATTCGGGTTATTAGGTTCAAATGGGGCGGGGAAAACGACTTTATTAAAAATGCTTTCAGGCAATCTGATACAGGATGCAGGTGAAGTTCTAATTGATCGATCATATGTGTTTGAAAACCGTGAAGTGAAAAATCGTTGTTTCTTCCTTCCTGATACGCCTTATTTTCTGGCTAACTATACGATCATGCAAATGGCAGGTTTTTATAGCCATATTTATAGTGAATGGAATCAAGAACGTTTTTATCAATTACAGGAAGTATTTCCGATACCCGTCCAAAATAAAATACATAAACTATCGAAGGGTATGCAAAGACAGGTTGCTTTTTGGCTCGCACTCTCGACGATGCCGGAAGTTCTCATCCTGGATGAACCGTTTGATGGATTAGATCCGGTCATGCGTAAAAATGTGAGGCAGTTGTTGATTCAGGATGTATCGGAAAGGGATATGACGATTTTACTTTCGTCCCATAATCTCCGGGAAATTGAAGATTTAGCCGATCATGTCGGGATTTTACATGGAGGTGAGCTTGTGATCCAAAAGGATTTGAATGACTTAAAAGCGGATGTACACAAAGTGCAAATCGCCTTTAAACATAAAATTCCCCACGGTTTATACCGCGGAATTCAAATTCTAAACAAGGAAAGACGCGGCAGCGTGATCGTTTGCATCGTTAAAGGTAAAGAATCCATGATTAAATCGCACTTTAATCAGTTTCAGCCAGAAATATTAGATATTCTCCCCCTTACTCTAGAGGAGATATTCATTTATGAAATGGGGGATATAGGTTATGTCATCCAGAATAACCTGGTTTAA
- a CDS encoding FtsW/RodA/SpoVE family cell cycle protein: protein MKRIIKAYDFPIFIAVVLLCLFGLVMIYSSSMITAVARYGWPMDYFFEKQKTAFLISFVAMIVTMILPYKMYKNKMFLMSMMFGMAGILLLLFIFGHTAGNATSWFKLGTKSIQPAEFSKLAIIIYLAAIYGKRQDRINSIDKAVIPPIFFLVFICFLIGIQPDYGTAAVIFLISSTMIISSGMSFKSIFKLSLITAIFVAIFALGVLVTGNFSAVLSENKMSRFTGFADPFGKAGESGYQLVNSLFAIGSGGLTGVGLGDSVQKYGYLPESHTDFIMSVIAEELGIFGVGFVLLTLGFIVLRGFVLSAKCKDPFGSLLLIGISSMIGIQVGINVGGVTGLIPITGITLPFISYGGSSLLLLMLSMGIFQNVVMRMNLLEQKEKVVSIPKDEIASSK, encoded by the coding sequence GTGAAAAGAATAATTAAAGCATACGACTTCCCTATTTTCATCGCTGTCGTATTACTCTGTTTGTTTGGTTTAGTCATGATTTACAGTTCGAGCATGATCACTGCTGTCGCTCGATACGGCTGGCCCATGGATTACTTCTTTGAGAAGCAAAAAACGGCTTTTCTCATTTCATTCGTGGCAATGATCGTCACGATGATCCTTCCTTATAAGATGTACAAAAACAAAATGTTCTTGATGTCTATGATGTTTGGAATGGCCGGTATCCTTTTGCTGCTCTTTATCTTCGGCCATACAGCAGGAAATGCCACAAGCTGGTTCAAATTAGGGACAAAATCGATCCAACCCGCTGAATTTTCCAAGTTAGCCATAATCATTTATCTGGCAGCCATTTACGGAAAAAGGCAAGATCGAATCAATAGTATTGATAAAGCCGTCATCCCGCCGATTTTCTTTCTGGTATTCATCTGCTTTTTAATCGGAATACAGCCTGACTATGGAACGGCAGCGGTCATTTTCCTGATTTCAAGTACCATGATCATTTCATCCGGGATGTCTTTTAAGAGTATATTCAAACTCTCTTTGATCACTGCGATATTCGTTGCCATTTTTGCATTAGGGGTACTCGTGACAGGAAATTTCTCAGCCGTTCTTTCTGAAAATAAGATGTCTCGTTTTACGGGGTTTGCAGACCCTTTCGGAAAGGCAGGAGAAAGCGGATATCAACTCGTGAATTCCTTATTCGCAATAGGATCCGGCGGCCTTACTGGAGTGGGACTTGGTGACAGTGTACAAAAATACGGGTACCTGCCTGAATCGCATACTGATTTCATCATGTCTGTCATTGCGGAAGAGCTCGGAATATTCGGAGTGGGGTTCGTTCTATTGACACTAGGTTTTATCGTTTTAAGGGGATTTGTACTTTCAGCAAAATGCAAGGATCCATTTGGAAGCCTTTTATTGATCGGCATCTCATCCATGATCGGCATTCAAGTCGGCATCAACGTTGGCGGAGTGACTGGACTTATCCCTATCACAGGGATCACCCTTCCATTCATCAGTTATGGAGGATCTTCCTTACTGCTGCTCATGCTTTCAATGGGCATATTCCAAAATGTCGTCATGCGAATGAACTTGCTTGAACAGAAAGAAAAGGTCGTGTCCATCCCAAAAGATGAGATCGCGTCTTCAAAATAA
- a CDS encoding peptide chain release factor 3, giving the protein MTNLKDEVQSRRTFAIISHPDAGKTTLTEKLLLFGGAIRDAGTVKARKTGKYATSDWMEIEKQRGISVTSSVMQFDYDDFRVNILDTPGHQDFSEDTYRTLMAVDSAVMIIDSAKGIEDQTVKLFKVCRMRGIPIFTFINKMDRQGKTPLELLAELEEVLGIETYPMNWPIGMGKDFVGIYDRFNNRIEQFKTEGEERFLPLNDEGELEVDHKLKDSQLYEQTLEEIMLLTEAGNQFSEENIATGKLSPVFFGSALTTFGVQTFLDAYLKFAPAPQARMTTSGEMDPVSNDFSGFIFKIQANMNPKHRDRIAFLRICSGKFERGMSVNLSRTGKPINLSSSTQFMADDRNTVNEAVSGDIIGLYDTGNYQIGDTITTSKDMFQFERLPQFTPELFMRVTAKNVMKQKHFHKGINQLVQEGAIQLFKTVRMEEYLLGAVGQLQFEVFEHRMRNEYNVEVVMERMGSKITRWAEDEKLDENLHSSRSILVKDRFDKYAFLFENEFALRWFQDKNPDVELYNPMDLK; this is encoded by the coding sequence ATGACTAATTTAAAAGACGAGGTTCAATCCCGACGGACCTTCGCAATCATCTCTCACCCGGATGCCGGGAAAACGACTTTGACAGAAAAATTATTGCTGTTTGGCGGCGCGATCCGAGATGCCGGAACAGTTAAAGCTAGAAAAACAGGGAAGTATGCAACAAGTGACTGGATGGAGATTGAAAAGCAACGGGGAATTTCCGTTACATCTTCAGTCATGCAATTCGATTATGATGATTTTCGTGTCAATATTCTCGATACACCAGGCCACCAAGATTTCAGTGAAGACACATATCGTACACTGATGGCTGTTGATAGCGCCGTGATGATCATCGACTCGGCAAAAGGTATCGAGGATCAGACGGTTAAATTATTCAAAGTATGCCGGATGAGGGGTATCCCGATTTTCACTTTTATCAATAAAATGGACCGACAAGGTAAAACGCCGCTAGAATTGCTTGCCGAACTCGAAGAGGTATTAGGTATAGAAACATATCCAATGAATTGGCCGATTGGGATGGGAAAAGACTTCGTGGGCATTTACGACAGGTTCAATAATCGGATTGAACAGTTCAAAACGGAAGGGGAAGAGCGTTTCCTTCCATTGAATGACGAAGGTGAACTCGAAGTGGATCATAAACTTAAGGATTCCCAGTTATATGAGCAAACTTTGGAAGAAATCATGCTGTTGACGGAAGCAGGTAACCAATTCTCTGAAGAAAACATTGCGACTGGAAAACTTAGTCCCGTATTTTTCGGGAGTGCTTTAACGACGTTCGGTGTTCAGACGTTTTTGGATGCTTATCTGAAATTTGCACCAGCTCCACAAGCGCGGATGACAACGTCAGGTGAAATGGACCCTGTCAGTAATGATTTTTCCGGTTTCATTTTCAAGATCCAGGCGAATATGAACCCAAAACACCGTGACCGGATCGCTTTCCTTCGCATTTGCTCCGGTAAATTCGAACGTGGGATGAGCGTCAACCTGAGCAGGACAGGAAAACCAATCAACCTTTCTTCTTCTACTCAATTCATGGCTGATGATCGGAACACCGTAAATGAAGCGGTAAGCGGAGATATCATCGGTTTATATGACACCGGTAACTACCAAATTGGCGATACAATTACAACAAGCAAAGACATGTTTCAGTTTGAAAGGCTGCCTCAGTTTACACCGGAACTATTCATGAGGGTAACAGCTAAAAACGTCATGAAACAGAAACATTTCCATAAAGGAATTAACCAACTTGTACAAGAAGGGGCAATTCAGCTCTTCAAAACGGTTCGGATGGAAGAATATCTGCTTGGAGCGGTTGGGCAACTTCAATTCGAAGTATTCGAGCATCGTATGAGGAACGAGTACAATGTTGAAGTCGTGATGGAGCGCATGGGCAGCAAGATTACACGCTGGGCTGAAGATGAAAAGCTTGATGAAAATCTTCATAGCTCAAGAAGCATTCTTGTTAAAGACCGGTTTGATAAATATGCATTCTTATTTGAAAATGAGTTTGCACTTCGTTGGTTCCAAGATAAAAATCCTGATGTGGAATTATATAATCCAATGGATTTGAAATAA
- a CDS encoding cold-shock protein: protein MTVTGKVKWFNSDKGFGFIEVPNEDDVFVHFSAIQGEGFKSLDEGQEVEFEIEEGNRGPQAKNVVKL, encoded by the coding sequence ATGACAGTAACAGGTAAAGTGAAATGGTTCAATAGTGACAAAGGATTTGGATTTATCGAAGTACCAAACGAAGACGATGTTTTCGTACATTTTTCCGCCATTCAAGGAGAAGGTTTCAAGAGCCTTGATGAAGGTCAAGAGGTTGAATTTGAAATCGAAGAAGGAAACCGCGGACCTCAAGCTAAAAACGTCGTAAAACTCTAA
- a CDS encoding DUF6449 domain-containing protein, which translates to MSSRITWFNRELIIYIFRSTGWIGFLYLVGLIFALPLEMLAIILNENNEYVEFENLFSCQQMIQFVLVIVIPVLLAIFLFRFLQMKQASDFIHSLPITRRSIYIHMIGTGIGFLGLPILLTGLILILFHSAIDIETLYTMPDIWSWMGNTFILEALIFSVAVLIGMVTGLSAFQGLLTYIFLALPVGLFVLFSANVKFLIAGFSADYYLSSNMNGISPLLAATEMEKIYFFSINTLIYSILTLLFLISSLFLYERRKLEHVSQAFVYPKIKPLFKFGLTLCMMLFTGLYFSETTGQPGWIFFGYTVGSLLGYYLGEMVLQKTWRIRVNLKGYAAFIVAIIVLALIIKIDPLHYKAKIPDEKMISQIYIGNSPLFFEDGDTSDNASNYLKEKENIEAIRLLHQEIIDKGKKVSIGELNDGQSVFLMYELKNGKRLAREYHLQNYDSYKPLLAKIYESNEYKKMVNELLNVTAGDVSKIKITASGQVDKSITITDGQQLEAAVKALSEDLNNQSFDQMTSSFGDYASIDILLHNDKTIYMNWDSSYTQFSKWMESTGQSEKARLMVDDVSYILVAKTDSKVYHSYSESEIAQQIEQQPNRLKIKTASEIETAIDNAQIDWGGEYSAVFYYKESRDVDIKSFSGEHVPGFILDHFNER; encoded by the coding sequence ATGTCATCCAGAATAACCTGGTTTAATAGAGAATTGATTATCTATATTTTCAGAAGCACTGGCTGGATTGGTTTCCTGTATCTCGTCGGCCTCATATTTGCGCTGCCTTTGGAAATGTTAGCGATTATCTTGAATGAGAATAATGAATATGTGGAATTCGAAAACCTTTTTTCCTGTCAGCAAATGATACAGTTTGTCTTGGTCATCGTTATTCCAGTATTACTTGCCATCTTCCTTTTTCGGTTTTTACAAATGAAACAAGCCTCTGACTTTATTCATAGTTTACCGATTACTAGACGCAGCATCTACATTCATATGATTGGGACGGGAATTGGCTTCTTGGGTTTGCCGATATTACTTACAGGTTTAATTTTGATATTATTCCACTCGGCAATTGATATAGAAACGCTATATACCATGCCTGATATATGGTCTTGGATGGGGAATACATTTATTTTGGAAGCTTTGATCTTTTCTGTTGCCGTTTTAATTGGAATGGTGACGGGATTATCAGCCTTTCAAGGACTGCTGACCTATATTTTTCTTGCTTTGCCGGTGGGGCTGTTTGTATTGTTTTCAGCCAATGTGAAGTTTTTGATAGCAGGATTTTCTGCAGATTATTATCTAAGCTCCAATATGAATGGCATCTCCCCCTTATTAGCAGCAACGGAGATGGAAAAAATATACTTTTTCTCTATTAATACTTTAATTTATAGTATATTAACCTTACTTTTTCTGATTAGTTCTCTTTTTCTCTATGAGAGGAGAAAGCTGGAGCATGTATCGCAGGCATTTGTTTATCCGAAGATTAAGCCATTATTTAAATTCGGCCTGACATTATGCATGATGCTGTTTACAGGGCTGTATTTTAGCGAAACGACAGGCCAGCCAGGGTGGATTTTCTTCGGATATACCGTCGGTTCTTTGCTTGGATATTATTTAGGGGAAATGGTCCTGCAAAAGACTTGGCGAATACGGGTCAACCTGAAAGGTTATGCAGCATTTATAGTGGCCATCATTGTGCTGGCACTCATTATAAAAATAGATCCCCTTCATTATAAGGCCAAGATTCCTGATGAAAAGATGATTAGCCAAATTTATATTGGCAATTCTCCTTTATTTTTTGAAGATGGTGACACATCGGATAACGCTTCAAATTATCTTAAAGAGAAGGAAAATATTGAGGCGATCAGGTTATTGCATCAGGAAATAATCGATAAGGGTAAAAAGGTTTCCATAGGTGAATTGAATGATGGACAATCCGTATTCCTGATGTATGAACTCAAGAATGGAAAACGGTTAGCGAGGGAGTATCATTTGCAAAACTACGACTCATACAAGCCGCTATTGGCGAAAATTTATGAGTCGAATGAATATAAAAAAATGGTTAATGAGTTATTGAATGTTACTGCTGGAGACGTATCAAAAATCAAGATAACGGCGAGCGGACAAGTGGACAAATCAATAACGATCACGGACGGTCAACAGCTGGAAGCAGCCGTAAAGGCATTGTCGGAGGATCTGAATAATCAATCGTTCGACCAAATGACATCTTCTTTTGGTGATTATGCCTCCATCGACATTCTCTTGCATAATGACAAAACCATTTATATGAATTGGGACTCTTCATATACTCAGTTTTCAAAATGGATGGAAAGTACAGGACAATCGGAAAAAGCAAGGTTAATGGTTGATGATGTCTCTTATATACTGGTTGCGAAGACCGATTCAAAAGTTTATCATTCGTATTCTGAAAGTGAAATCGCACAGCAGATTGAACAACAGCCAAACCGCTTGAAAATTAAGACCGCTTCGGAAATCGAGACGGCCATTGATAATGCCCAAATCGATTGGGGCGGGGAGTACTCAGCTGTCTTTTATTATAAAGAAAGCAGAGATGTGGACATCAAGAGTTTTTCTGGCGAACATGTTCCCGGCTTCATTTTGGATCATTTTAATGAAAGATAA
- a CDS encoding aldehyde dehydrogenase family protein: MEEIQDKLEVFSPATGEKIAEIVPTPLKAIPHIYKKSRHAFQAWSNLPIKERLQYLKRLRLLMVEKMDEIAEVISKDTGKVKIEALVADIMPTIDAIKHIEKHAVKTLSGRKVTTPLMLIGKKSYIHYMPRGTVLVISPWNYPLQLSMVPILNALAAGNAVIAKPSEVTPLVGVCIEKLFLEAGFPDGTIQFAHGGKELGAALTEQKPDYIFFTGSVRTGKMIGEVAARQLIPTTLELGGKDPMIVLRDANLERAVNGALWGAFTNSGQVCMSVERVYVERPVYKEFLMLLKEKTKSMRQGVHSQDDIGSMTFPAQVDIVAGQLEDALNKGAVLEAGIPPKEWKTGQTHFIPPTILSNVDHSMKIMKEETFGPVLPVVPFDTEEEVIALANESEYGLNSSVWTMDREKASKIASRLVTGAVTINDVLITVANHHLPFGGAKQSGVGRYHGEHGLKIFCHEKAIMIDKGKNNTEIQWYPYEGKYTSFLSLFQNYFSAKPNWIRFGKEYLRLIKLSKGNRK, encoded by the coding sequence ATGGAAGAAATACAAGACAAGCTGGAAGTGTTTTCTCCGGCAACAGGTGAGAAGATTGCGGAAATAGTCCCAACGCCATTGAAGGCGATTCCTCATATATATAAGAAATCAAGACATGCGTTCCAAGCATGGTCGAATCTTCCCATCAAGGAACGGCTGCAGTATTTAAAACGGCTTCGTTTATTGATGGTTGAAAAAATGGATGAAATAGCTGAAGTCATTTCAAAAGATACAGGAAAAGTGAAAATTGAAGCACTGGTTGCTGATATCATGCCAACGATTGATGCAATCAAGCATATCGAGAAACATGCAGTGAAAACTCTTTCCGGACGAAAGGTCACCACTCCGCTCATGTTAATTGGAAAAAAATCTTATATCCATTATATGCCCCGTGGAACGGTTCTCGTCATTTCACCATGGAATTATCCGCTGCAGCTTTCCATGGTACCCATTCTTAATGCGCTAGCAGCGGGAAATGCAGTCATCGCCAAGCCCTCAGAGGTAACTCCTTTAGTTGGGGTGTGCATTGAAAAGTTGTTTCTTGAAGCTGGTTTCCCGGACGGAACTATACAGTTTGCCCATGGAGGAAAAGAATTGGGTGCGGCATTAACTGAGCAAAAGCCAGATTATATATTTTTTACTGGATCTGTAAGGACTGGGAAAATGATTGGTGAGGTCGCAGCTAGACAACTGATCCCAACGACTTTGGAGCTTGGCGGGAAGGATCCAATGATCGTTCTGCGTGATGCCAACCTGGAACGGGCTGTGAACGGGGCCCTTTGGGGGGCTTTTACAAATAGCGGGCAGGTGTGCATGAGTGTTGAAAGGGTTTATGTGGAACGTCCTGTTTATAAGGAATTCCTCATGCTTCTTAAAGAAAAAACGAAGTCCATGAGGCAGGGGGTGCATTCGCAGGATGATATCGGTTCAATGACTTTCCCCGCACAAGTTGATATTGTAGCTGGACAACTGGAGGATGCACTGAATAAGGGGGCCGTACTTGAAGCCGGAATACCTCCGAAAGAGTGGAAAACGGGACAGACCCATTTCATTCCGCCGACGATTCTGTCCAATGTCGATCATTCCATGAAAATCATGAAAGAAGAAACGTTCGGACCCGTATTGCCTGTTGTGCCTTTCGATACGGAGGAAGAAGTGATCGCCCTGGCAAATGAAAGTGAATATGGGCTCAATTCCAGCGTTTGGACGATGGATAGGGAAAAAGCAAGCAAAATTGCGTCTCGGTTAGTAACAGGAGCGGTGACCATCAATGATGTGCTGATAACGGTTGCTAATCATCATTTACCATTTGGCGGTGCCAAACAAAGCGGAGTTGGCCGGTATCATGGCGAGCATGGATTAAAGATTTTCTGCCATGAAAAAGCGATCATGATCGATAAAGGTAAAAACAATACAGAAATACAGTGGTATCCATATGAAGGGAAATACACGAGTTTTTTATCGCTGTTTCAGAATTACTTTTCTGCCAAACCGAACTGGATTCGTTTCGGCAAAGAATATTTGCGATTGATTAAATTATCCAAAGGGAACAGAAAATGA